The uncultured Paludibaculum sp. sequence CCCCCACCCAGTCAAGATGATGACACCGGCTCCCAAGAGAATTTCCGTATGTGGAAGAAATCACGCGAGATTGGTTGTATTGGCCGGGGTCCGCACTTCGAGAATGCCTGCTTTTCGGTTGAAGCTGCGACTCGGGCCAGCGGCCATCGCACCAAGCCGGCATGCCCTTGACGACCGCCACTTCCCGTTCTTTTCCCTGGTCAGACATTCCCCGGCGGCTGGGGAACCCCTCCCATCGGAATGCGGCCCAAAGCAATGCAATGTCGACCCAGCGCGGTTGCCGTTCACCCGGTCGCCGGCTATCTTGGCGACTGCGATGAGGGCGAATGGGTAGACGCTGGGTAGACGCCGGCCGACTTATCGTTCCCAACTGAGGCAACTTCCAATGATCCACTCGGAGCGGCGATCCGGGCATGTCCGCGACCAGGGCGTTTCTCGTCAACGTGACGCCGCTCAAGCTCCGGATAGCGCGTCCGCTCAGAGTCGGTAAGCGCTGTGCGACTAACCATTAATAGTCAGGTACGAACACCTTCCGTTCGGGCGGTGACGAGAACGTTTCCCCTCACCAATGGGAAACTGAATGGGGTTACGCCTATGAGCAGTACCCTCATCCCCTTCGTGCAATCAGGTTCTTATCCGAGGCGCCCCGGGAATCTTGTGAGGCCCTTAGTCGACGGGACACCTGCGTTCCGTCGCATCTGTGAAGCAATCGAGGAGGCCCGACTCAGCATTTGGGTCACGGTGACTTTTCTGTGGTCAACCTTCGAGATGCCGGATGGCCGGGGGAGCCTATTTGATGTTCTTGATCGTGCTGCCGCTCGGGGCATCGACACACGCCTCATTTTTTGGCGGCCGGACGAGGAGACGGAGGGGCTCAGACAAAATGCATTCTGGGGATCGACCGCCCAGATTGGATTGCTCGACAAACGCCGATCCGGCGTGCAAATCCGCTGGGACCGCGCTCACCCAGGGTTCTGTCAGCATCAGAAGTGCTGGCTGATCGATGCCGGAGACGAAAATGAAACGGCGTTCGTTGGGGGGATTAATCTCAATCCACATTCAATGGTCGCGCCGGGGCACAAGGGCGAAGGGCACAACCACGACGTTTTCGTTGAGCTGGCGGGGCCTTCGGCTGTCGATGTTCAGCATAACTTCGTCCAGCGCTGGAATGAGGCGAGCGAGCGCATGGCCAAGGATGGCTGCTGGGGCGCAGGAAGCACAACCAGCTTGCGGTTTCCGACTCGAGTTCCTGCTGAGCGCGGGAGTGCGGTCGTGCAGATACAACGAACCATCCACGAGGGACGTTATGTCAATGGGCAGGCAACACCCGAGGGAATGTCGTTCGATATCGCTTCGGGTGAGCGATCGATCTTCCATCAGTATTGTGCGGCCATCAAAGCGGCGCGCCGCTCGATCTACATCGAAAACCAATACGTTGAAGTACCTGAAATCGTGGATTGCCTGCGTCGCGCACTCGAGCGCGGCGTAGACGTGATTTTGCTAATGCCGGCAAATCCGGATGTAAGTTTGCAGGTTCCGCCAGCACGGCGCGCGTTTCTCGACGCCCGGACGGAGCTCGGGAGTTACCCGAACTTCCTGTTGGCGGGGATAGCCGGCGTGGGCGCCGATGGTCATCGTAAACCGATCTACGTCCATTCCAAGCTCATGTTGGTTGACGACGAATGGGCCACCGTCGGCTCGTGCAATCTGCATCATTTTTCACTCTTCGGAAACGGGGAAATAAACGCCGCGTTCTCGGAGCCCGATACCGTTCGCGCCTTTCGTTGTGAGCTTTTCCGTGAACACCTCGATCAGGATACGTTCGGTCTCGATGATCTCAGCGCCTTCCATTTATTCCGCAAGATCGCCAGCGCCAACCGCAAGAAGTTTGAAGCCGGTGATGATGCATGGCAAGGCCTCGCATTCGAACTCGATGTTGCCGCGTATCTTGGGTGACCGTTTGGAAGAGAGAACCTGGTTACGATACCCAAACCACGTGCCGGCCATGGAGTTCAGAATACATCCGCCGTAAGGGCATGGTGTTTGGCGACTGCTCCGAGCGGATCGGCAATCCGGACACTGGCCCAGAACGGCGTTCGAGGCGCTTTCCCCAGATTAGGAACGACCAGTCGGTTTGTGTCCGTCCAACTTCCGAGTGGCGCGTAATCAGGGCCGATTGGGATGTGCCACTTTCCGAAATGCTATTTTCGCGACCGGAACTCCTAATCAGTGGTAATTTTGGGTTGTGCTCAAGGTATCGGCGCGGCTTCTGGCGATTCTGACGGTCGGAATGCTCCTTCAACCAGGGCGCGCGGTTGCGCAAGGCAGCGGCCGTGTCCTAGAGTTCTATAAGAAGATCGGCGTCGGATGGAAGAATGACCTCTGGCAGAGGCACCTCTATGGCTGGATGAGTTTCGTCTCTTTCAGCCCTGATGGAACAGTGGTTGCCTCGGACGGTCCGGCGACTCCGGAAGATGTCGCCGGCGACTTGAAGCTTTGGAGTTTTCCTGATGGCCGTCTGATTAAGAAGCTGCGAGCAAAGCCAGCCTCGATATCACCGGATTGGAAATACTACTCCACTTCCAAAGGCGTCGCCGACATGGAAACCGGCAGGTCGGTGATTACTCTCGGAAGGAATGCCTATGCCGGCTATGCCTTCAGCCCCGATAGCCACTACGTTGCCGAGATGAGGTCAAGGGGTGACCACGCCATCCGCGTTCTGGAACTTCCTACCGGGAGAGTCGTCAGCGCTTTCGGAAAACACGGCGTGTCGGATGCTGCAATCAGTCCAGATGGTCAGATCGTGGCGGCTGGCTACTGGGATCTTGTCATCCTATGGCGCCTGTCTACTGGCGAGCGCCTAGCCACGCTACGGGGGTTCAAGCGGTGGGCAGGCAATCTACGCTTTAGCCCGGACGGCGAATTGCTGGCCGGAGCCACGGATGTAGGTAACATTCAAGTCTGGGACGTCAATAGCCGAAGTAGAATGATCTCGCTCAATGTTGAAGGTTTTGTATCAGATTTGGAATTCAGCCCTGACGGCAAATTCGTTGCAGTGGGCACCTATGGTACAGGCACGGTGTGGCTGATCGATGTGAGCAGTGGAAAGGTCGTCGATCATCAGAGGGTGTCCGATATGGGTTGTGGTTCCATCGCCTTCAGTCCCGACGGCCGATTTTTGATCACACCGTCTACTGGCGGGTTGATCACGTGGCCATATGATCAGGGTGGAACGATCAGGGTCTTTAGCGTCAACCCGCACTGACGCATCTAGAGGATCCTGGTCCAACTTGCGGCCGTGAAGCGGAGAGCCGCGCACTGATCGCTTGAAACAACTACCATTGCGAACTAGTGCGCCCACAAGTGGACGAAACGGCGATCTCGGAAACTAGCGGCCAACCCTGGCGGGCGTATCGTCGGCCAACCAGAAGTGATCCAGGTTGACGCGAAGTCACCATTGCTAACCTCGACCCCGTCGCCCCGGCCGGAGGTGTGCTTGCTAGAGCGCTACATGGGCGTAGGACGACCGGGGGGGATGCAGGAATCCCGAAGAAATCTCGTTTTCCGTGAGCCTCATTTATCAGCCATAGTCAGCGCAGACAGAATTTACTCAGCGCTGAGGTGTAGAATTGGGGGCATGAAGCTCAGCGCATTATCGGCTTCCTTTTTGATCTGTGTTTCCGTATTTGCTCAACCATCGCCGTCACGAGGAGCGGAATCGTCAACGGATAATGCCATCTCTGAGATTACGGTTGAGCGACTGGGTTGTTTCGGTGACTGCCCGTTCTACACGTTGACCCTCCGGAAGGAGGAACGCTCACGGTACGTCGGGAATAGGACAGTTGGGAACAGGATCTTCGGAGGCAGTGGTCAATACAGCGCTGAGCCGGTCTCGGCCGAGGCTTTCGACCGACTGTCACAGGCAGTTGCCGATGTGGGGTTCTTCAATCTGCCCGACGAATACGGTCCCGCGACGATAGACAGCGAGAACGTGATCGTAACCGTCAAGACGCGGTTCCGATCGAAACGAGTGGCGATATACGGCTTTTCGCGTGCGCCGGTTCCCGTTTGGGCCGTTGTCACGTTGGCGGATGGCATGGCGGCGAACCTCCACTGGGAAGACGGGGCGGGCAGGTTGGGCTTTTATCTGCCCCAGGCCACAAGCCAAGTCAAACCAGAGTATACGGACCAGGCCCGGCAAGCGGGGTTGCAGGGATACGTTCACGTTTATGTAGAAGTCCAGGCGGACGGCACAACCTCCCCTGAGCATATGATGGTGGCTCACAGCCTTGGGATGGGGCTCGACCAGAAGGCCATCGAAGCAGTAAGCAAGTGGAAGTTCAAGCCGGCCCAGATTAACGGGAAACCGATGGCGTGGGTGGCCGACGTCCTGGTCGAGTTTCGGTTGGACAAGCAAAACTGAGCCGCGATCTTTGCGTTCGCGCGGGCAGATGCTGCGCCGCGGCAGCGATTCCGGCCCATAAACTGGATCCTTTTTCTTTGGGCCTACCGGGCGGAGATGCGCACTTCCAGCCCTCCCTGTGAGCGCATCGTCAGACCACCGATTGACAACGACCGGCGCTGTCCGCTGCCACGAGGAAGCGTCGGGCGTGTTTCGTCCAGGTGGATTGTCTCCGAGTCGCGTGATCCGGCACAAACCCAGTCGTTGCGGCAGCTCCATTGAAGAGGTGCTGGCAGCCCGTCACTTACGTTCCGGGACTGGGCCAAGTAGGACGGCTTCATCCGCTTTGGCGGCCCGCAGGGCCATGCGGGACTCCGTTGAAGACGCTCCCGGAACCGGTGCCCGCTTACTGACGTGCGCGGTTCGCAGCGAGCGGAGACCCCTCCCTTACGGTTGGGGTTCGTAACGCGGCTTCATCCGCTTTGGCGCCCGCAGGGCCATGCGGGACTCCATTGAAGACACGTTCGGAACTGGTACCCGCTTACTGACGTGCGCGGTTCGCAGCGAGCGGAGACCCCTCCCTTACGGTTGGGGTTCGTAACGCGGCTTCATCCGCTTTAGCGGCCCGCAGGGCCATGGTTGACTCCATTGAAGACGCGTTCGGAACTGGTACCCGCTTACTGACGTGCGCGGTTCGCAGCGAGCGGAGACCCCTCCCTTACGGTTGGGGTTCGTAACGCGGCTTCATCCACTTTGGCGCCCGCAGGGCCATGCGGGACTCCATTGAAGACGCGTTCGTAGCCCCTCACTTACGTTTGGGGACTGGGACACGGGGCACGGCTTCATCCGCTTTGGCGCCCGCAGGGCCATGGTTGACTCCGTGGCGGTCTGACACCAGAGCGATCGACGTCCGTCCCACAGTCTGGCTGCCTGCTCCGTGTTCGACAATCCGGCGGCTGGATTCGCCTGGGGTCAGAAACCAGTCTCTGGCCGCGCTCCGACGTGACCTTCGCTCTCGCGGCCGACCTCGGGCCTATCGCTTCTTTCCTCCGACACCGGGCGCGGCCGTGATTTGTTTCATCCACGCCGCGATCTGGCATTCGTCGAGGTCGTCTACGGATTCGAGTTCCACGCCCCGCGTGGACTTGCCCATCGCCACCGGCGTTACCGGCGGTACCGGCGTGAGCGTCACGCCGTTCACGAACATGAGCTTGACGTGATTGGCGAAGCCACCGCAACAAAAGCACCAGCCATCGCCGACGCCGTAGTACGACATGCCCCACTTCACAGAGCGCTGCAGGCCGGGCAGCGTCTTGGCCGCCAGGGCATCGAGTCTTTCGGCGATGCCTCGCTGCGGTTGCGGCAAGCTGGAGATGTAGTCGAAGACCGGCTTGTCGCCGTCCGCTGCCTTCGCGGGGCTTGCTTTGCCGGTGATCATGGTTTCCGGCAGCGTCGTGGCCGCTTTGGGTTGTGCCGCCGTGTGCTTTGCCGGTTTCCGGACCATAGGCTTGGAAGTCTTTTCTGTCTTGCGGGCTGGCATGGTAGTCTCCTGCACCTCGGAAGGATGTCGGCCTAACTCTTGTCTAGGCTGACCTGGATAAAACCGACCCTGGTTGGCCCAAGACGAAACCGCCAGCGACGGCCCGGCTGGCAACCATTGTGTTTGCAACCGCTTATGGCCTATCCCAGAACTTGCCCTCCGGTTTTGGGCCGACCGGCCAGCCGGCCTAATCCCGCCCTCGCTGGCTTCATGATCGAGTCTACACCACACCCCATGACCGAGAAGTCGCCAAACCACCGATTGACAACGGCCGGCGCTGCCTGCTGCCGCGAGGAAGCGTTGGGCGTTCTCGTCAACTTGACGCCGCTCAAGTCCCGGATAGCACGTTCTCCGTCCCCAATTTCTGGATGGCCGTGCAGGAGTTATCAGTAGACGCTGCGTCGTTGGTGGTGACCGATGCGTATGGTGGCGCGCTCAATTTGCCGGACGAAAAGCCCCAAGTGAAACAAAGGGTATTCATGGGCGAGAGACGCTGACAAACGTATTGATTCTAGACGGACTACTCAAGACGGCCCACATTCCGCGTCGGGACTTGGAATTCCGGAACCGCATCAAGCCAAGGTTCCGCCCAGTGTTCATCGACGCAAGCTCCCGACGGGTGACGCTGTGACTGCTAGGTCCGTTCTGGGTGGCTTGCATCATACCGGTCGCCTGAAACGGGAGGCTGGGTAGCGCGGATTTCTTTCTTACGCACCACAGCGGCACGGTCGACTACCGCGCCACCCAAACCGGCGCTCGCCAAAATAGCGTGCGTCCGCTCCGCCGGTCGATCAGCGACACCTGACAATCGTAACGGCCGGCGCCGAGCGCCGCCAACGGCGCTTCCAGTTCGATGCGCGCTGTCTTCAACCGGGTCCCTTCCGGCGCACGAAACTCAGTCGGGGATGTCTCAAAAACCTTCGTCCCTCCGCGATACAAGCCGACATAGGCCGTGACCGGCCCTGGCGCGGACGACTCCGGACGGTAGACTTCCACGTAAATCACCATCGAACTATCACCGTCAAACACGCGCGTCACGCTCGGCACCAGTTTGCGCCCGCCGGCAACCAGCGGATTGGTCGCCTGGCGCTTGTCGCGGCCGGCCGAGTAAATGGCCTCGCCCATGCGGACGCGGGTTCCCCCGAGGACGAGCGAACTCCACCGCATCGGACCCATCTGATTCAGGTTGGGAATGACAAACCGCCGGATCAGCGTACCGATCCGTCCCGTTTCGCCATCGCGCACCAGCAACTTCAAAGCGTATTCGCCCGGCAGCAGGGTGTAGCCCGTATCGTATTCGACCAGCCCCGAGGCCAACTTCTGGCGCCTGGCGGCGTCCAGCTTCACGGTGACGCGATCGCGCAGCGTTTTCACCGTGCTGCCGTTGCTGTCCTTGATCTCGCCGATCAGATCCAGCTCCGCGCGACCGTCGCCGGGCTTGCGTCCGGTCATCAACTCCGCGCCGGCGATGTTGACGACCACCGGCACGTAGTATTCGTCCGGGTTGAGCTGGAAATAGTTGATCGCGGCGGCGAGAGGGATTTCGGTGATGGGGCTTTCCAGCGCGAAGGCATCCTCGAGGTGGCGTTCGCGGTCGGCCGCGGTCATGCGCTCGAAGACCTTTTCGCCAAAGTAGCCGTCGCCATATTCGAGCTTCAGGTGCTCGCGGCCGGGCAGGCGAATCGCAATGCGGCGGAACTTGCCGTCCGCCTCGGTGTGGGTGGAGTAGTATCCGATCAGGTAGTAGCTCGAATAGAGGCGCCGCGCCTGTTCGATGCCGGCTTGGAGATCATTATTGTTGAGCCACGCCTTTCCGCCGGTATCGGCCGCCAGAGAATAGAGCGCATCCTGAGACTGCTCGAAGAACTCGGTGCGCGCCGCCACGGCGGCTCCGCTATAGACCTCCACGCCGCCGGCGCTGGCCACCGAGGCGTCGCCGAGCAGCGGCTCCGCCACGAGGCCACGCGTGTCGATGGGATAGATCTCGACATTGGCCCGCCGCGCGGCATTGACCAGCGCGCGCATCTCAGCCAGGTTGCGGCCTTCTTGCAGGCCCCAGCCGGCGGCGAAATAGATGAGCGCCTTTCGCTCGCGCGTCTTTTCCAGCAGGCGCGCCGCGCGTTCGAGAGCCGCCAGACGGCGGTCGGTGGCGAACACATTGAACTCGCCGTTGTTGGCGCCAAAGGTGAAGTTACTTTCCGGATCGACCAATTCTTCATCCGGTTTGGCCAGATTGCCGAGCGCGGTCAGCAGCAGTCCCCGATCGGAGGTGAAGTCCTGAATCATGCGCAGGTTCCCGCGCATGTTGGCCATCACGGCCACGGCATCGGAGCTGGACACTCGCCGCTCCACGAAGTTGCCAGCGGCCGCAAAGGCGCGTCCCAGCGATCGGCGCCCGATGCCATCGAGGTCGAAGTAGAGCACCAACAGGCGCCGGGCCGGCCTCGCGGCGGTGGGTTGCTCGACCGCGGCGATTGCCGTGGCATCGTCCGCATCGGCGGTGCGTTGGAATTCGCATACGGCGATTCGCTGCGGCGCGCCGTTCTCGGTCACCGTGAAGTCCCCTGCCGCCAATCCCTCCACCGCGCGCCCCTGTCCATCGCGAACCTTCACGGCACGGATGACCAGCCGGGTGTCGCTGCGGAAGGTTGGCACGTCGGGGTCCTGCCCGGCCAACCACCCTGCAGCCAACAGCCCTACTGCGCAGAGTCGCATCAATACCGCACCTCCAGACTGAGCCTGGCCGAGCGCATCGGGTTGGCGGCGACCGGGCGGCCAAACAGCACGCTGCCTAGGGTGGTGTCCCAGCGGGTGAAGGTGGGATGGTTCAGCAGATTGGTCATATCCCAGCGCAGATCGGCGCTTGCCCGGCCGCCCAGCCGCAAGGTCCGCCACAAGCCGGCGTTCACGGCGAACTGGCCGGGTCCTGTGATAATGTTGCGGCCCGCGTTGCCCCATCGTCCCGCGACGGGCGCGGTGAAGGCGGTGGGGTTCACGTGCAGACCTTCGGGCGCATTGCGCAGGGGCGTGCCGGTAAAGTCCGGCCGCAGATTTCCGATGAAGCCGGCTCCGCCAATGGCCTGCGGATAGACGGGCGTCAGCGGCATGCCGGTGCCGATGGTCAGAACGCTCGACAGGCGCCACTCATCCAAGAGGCGATGGCGCCAGCCCGAGGAAAACCGCAAGGTGTAGTCCGCGATAAGGCGTTCGGTGAGCCGCTGATCGAAGCTGGAAAGGCCTCGTTCGACCGCGAGATCGGCCCAGTTCTGCGCCACTAGCGCCGGTTGCGCGCCGCCGCCAAGGGCGGCGTTGTCGATGCTTTTAGCCCAGGTGGTTTCCGATTTCACCGACCATCCACCGCGCAGCCGCCGCCGCACCTCGAACTGGCCCGCGTGGCGGCTGGAGTTGCCGCCGGATAGGATGTACTCGAAGCCCGACGGGCAGGACGGACAGCTTACGGCGCCGCCCGCCGGGTACGTGTTCGGGTAGATGGCCTGTCGCGCGTGCGTCCCCTTGATGCCCAGGTACCCGACCTTTGCCACCAAGCCCCAAGCCAGGTCGCGCTCGGCGGAAAATTGCCAGTTCTGCGCATATCCGGGCCGGAAGCTGCGATCTACGCCGAAGGTGCCCAGCGCGTCACCCGGCGCGGTGAGCGCGGTGGCCATGGTGAGCGCGGCGCCGGGTGTGCCGCGGATGGCGAAGTTCCGCCCAAACGGCGGCTGGGCCGCCAGCGAGGAAGCGATGGATTCGTAGGCTCCCGTGTCGGCATAAATGCCGTAGGCGCCGCGCACCACCAGCGACGAGCCAATCACAGGCAACCACGCCAGGGAGACGCGCGGCTCGACCATCGCTCGAAACGGCCGCACCAGAGCGTCGCCCGCCGAGGACGCGGTCGCCACCTGGGCGGAAGCGAAGCCCCGCGCGACCGTCAGATTCGCCAGACGGCGGTAGCGTTCCGCATAGGGCGTGGGGTATTCCCAGCGCGCGCCGGCGTTCACCGTCAGGCTCGCGGCCGGACGCCACTCCGTGACCACATACTGGGCCCACTCGTTCGCGCGTAAGTAACGATCGGCCGGTCCGGTGGCGAGGGAGGCGGTGTCGGGCAAGCCGAGCAGGAAGTCCGCCACATCGATGCCCGTCGCCGTCCCCGTGAATCCGAAGCTTCCGCGCGGATTGATGAGACCGAGCTGATTGCGTTGACGGCGAGTGAAACTGAACCCGGCGCGTACCTGCCACGGCCCGAAACTTCCGCTTTCGGCGGCGGAGACGCCGGCGTTTTGCGTCTGCAGGCGCGAGGCGGCGACATCGTTCAGGCCGCTCACGCCGCTGGAGAAGGAAAGCGAGGGTGGTCCCCAATCGGCGGCGCGCTGGCTGGGGCCCGCGATGCCGGCCTCACCCGCGATGTCGCGCGCGTCGGCGAAGAAGGGAAGCGATCGTTCGTACTGCCGCTCGAACGCCACGGCGAATCGCCCTTGCCAAGCCTCCGGGCGACCGGGCACCCACGCCAGCGAGGCCTTGGTTCCACCCGATTGCCTGCGGTCGAGAAACCCGAACAGAGTCGACTCGTCCCCGCGGACGCTTTCAGTGGAGAACTCCCCAATCAGACTTCCCCGTCCTACGGACTGCATCACCAGCACCTTCCACGCATCGCGGTGCCAGCCCCGGATGATCGGCGTTTCCAGGTTGTAGCCCGCTGTCGAAGAGGTGCCGGCGCGCGGGTACAGGCGAAGCAACGCCGCCGCCTGCGCGCTGATCCGGCTTCCCGGGATGGTTCCGCCCGGGAAAGGCGCGCCGCTCAGCGGGTCGGTGGCCTGAACCCCTGCCGAGGAGAAATCGCCGGCGCGTTCGGCTGCGGTGGGCACACGCCCGTTGGTCACCGCAGCGATGCGGTTCCGCGTCCGTTCATAGGACAGGATGAAATACGGCACTTGGCCCGGTTGCGCGCGGCGCCACCAGGTGAGGGGTCCGCTCAGAGTTGCCAGGACGTTGGCCAGCATGCGCGAGGGCGGCCGCGCGGTGGCGCCCAACAAGCTGTAGGGCGCCGCGTCCAGCGCGGAAGTATCCAGCGCCGCCAAGAGCGAGGCGTAGTAGGTGGCCGCGCCGCGGCGGAAGTTGCCGAAGGCTGCCGGCTGAGCGATGTCGGACTCGGCCGCGTTGTCGACACTTCCGTTGATGAGGTAGCCCGCCGGCGGCCGCTCGCGCGTTTCGAACGGTGCTTGGGGTTCGGTCGCCGCCGGGGCGGTCGCGAGGGCCACGGGCTCGCTGCACGGCGTGGTTTCCGGCAGCAGATCGAGGTTCAGCAGGATCAATTGATCGCTCGCCTCACGGCTTGCCGTGGCAAAGCACTGCATCTCAGCCGTCACCGTCCACGGGCCGCCCTCTATGCCCTTGAACTCGAAACGTCCCGCCGCGTTAGTAGAGACCGTCAGTTTCGTGCCGGAGTTGGCGAGCGTCACCATCACTCCCGGCACTGCCTGGCCGCCGAACCGAACCTCGCCCCGGTAATCGGCGGCGGCGGCCAGCGAGGCCAATGCCACCAGTGCGGGCACCGTCTTCCGGATCCTCATTTCAAGGCTCGGCTCTCAATGATGGTGGCGTGTCAATTATCAGGAGCTCAACCGGTTCGCGGGATTCCCGGAACTTCAAACCGAGTTTCTTGAGCGCCGGCCCCAGCACCAGTGGCGGGTCTGGTATGTCGACCATCGGTGGGGTCATCGAGGGGGGCGGGATATTTCGCCGAAACGCGTTGGCCACCTCCACGTTCACGTCATATTCGCCATCGAGACCGGTGCGGTCGAGCACCGGGCGTTTCGCCTCTTTCGAAAGAAGCGCGCAGAAGGTCCGCAAGGTGCCCTTGCTCATCAGGAGCCATTCTTTGTCCGGGTCCGAGTTGCCCAACCGCTTGGCATTTCCGGGAGTGACCTGGGAGAGAAACAGGGGGAGCCCCGGAACGCCCAGCGGCTTGCCGGATGGCTTCGAGAGTTTCGCGCCGCCCGGCGCCTGCTCGAGCAGCCACACCCTCACGACCTTGGATTCGATGTGGGCGCGCAGCCCAAAGCGCTCTTCGAGCATCGTGCGCACCATCCGCGGAACGTCGTCCAAGGGTGTTTCCTTAGGAAACGTCGCACGCCCGGTGTATCGGTTCTCCACCCATGCGGCGGGAGGAATCTGAAACTCCTCCACACCGTAAGCGCGACGGATCAACGACTTCATCGAGACCCGCACAAAACTGACGCTGCCCGGAGCGACATGGGTTCCGAGCGCACTCACCTGTTCGATGTCCAGGGACACCATGGCCGGTTGCAGGCGGAGAGACACCGCTTCGAACCTCGGTCGGTCTGCCGCCCACGCCGCGGCGGCCAGCGAAAGGGCCGCTGCAGCCTCAGCCGATAA is a genomic window containing:
- a CDS encoding phosphatidylserine/phosphatidylglycerophosphate/cardiolipin synthase family protein, producing the protein MSSTLIPFVQSGSYPRRPGNLVRPLVDGTPAFRRICEAIEEARLSIWVTVTFLWSTFEMPDGRGSLFDVLDRAAARGIDTRLIFWRPDEETEGLRQNAFWGSTAQIGLLDKRRSGVQIRWDRAHPGFCQHQKCWLIDAGDENETAFVGGINLNPHSMVAPGHKGEGHNHDVFVELAGPSAVDVQHNFVQRWNEASERMAKDGCWGAGSTTSLRFPTRVPAERGSAVVQIQRTIHEGRYVNGQATPEGMSFDIASGERSIFHQYCAAIKAARRSIYIENQYVEVPEIVDCLRRALERGVDVILLMPANPDVSLQVPPARRAFLDARTELGSYPNFLLAGIAGVGADGHRKPIYVHSKLMLVDDEWATVGSCNLHHFSLFGNGEINAAFSEPDTVRAFRCELFREHLDQDTFGLDDLSAFHLFRKIASANRKKFEAGDDAWQGLAFELDVAAYLG
- a CDS encoding TonB family protein: MKLSALSASFLICVSVFAQPSPSRGAESSTDNAISEITVERLGCFGDCPFYTLTLRKEERSRYVGNRTVGNRIFGGSGQYSAEPVSAEAFDRLSQAVADVGFFNLPDEYGPATIDSENVIVTVKTRFRSKRVAIYGFSRAPVPVWAVVTLADGMAANLHWEDGAGRLGFYLPQATSQVKPEYTDQARQAGLQGYVHVYVEVQADGTTSPEHMMVAHSLGMGLDQKAIEAVSKWKFKPAQINGKPMAWVADVLVEFRLDKQN
- a CDS encoding DUF1801 domain-containing protein codes for the protein MPARKTEKTSKPMVRKPAKHTAAQPKAATTLPETMITGKASPAKAADGDKPVFDYISSLPQPQRGIAERLDALAAKTLPGLQRSVKWGMSYYGVGDGWCFCCGGFANHVKLMFVNGVTLTPVPPVTPVAMGKSTRGVELESVDDLDECQIAAWMKQITAAPGVGGKKR
- a CDS encoding VWA domain-containing protein, which gives rise to MRLCAVGLLAAGWLAGQDPDVPTFRSDTRLVIRAVKVRDGQGRAVEGLAAGDFTVTENGAPQRIAVCEFQRTADADDATAIAAVEQPTAARPARRLLVLYFDLDGIGRRSLGRAFAAAGNFVERRVSSSDAVAVMANMRGNLRMIQDFTSDRGLLLTALGNLAKPDEELVDPESNFTFGANNGEFNVFATDRRLAALERAARLLEKTRERKALIYFAAGWGLQEGRNLAEMRALVNAARRANVEIYPIDTRGLVAEPLLGDASVASAGGVEVYSGAAVAARTEFFEQSQDALYSLAADTGGKAWLNNNDLQAGIEQARRLYSSYYLIGYYSTHTEADGKFRRIAIRLPGREHLKLEYGDGYFGEKVFERMTAADRERHLEDAFALESPITEIPLAAAINYFQLNPDEYYVPVVVNIAGAELMTGRKPGDGRAELDLIGEIKDSNGSTVKTLRDRVTVKLDAARRQKLASGLVEYDTGYTLLPGEYALKLLVRDGETGRIGTLIRRFVIPNLNQMGPMRWSSLVLGGTRVRMGEAIYSAGRDKRQATNPLVAGGRKLVPSVTRVFDGDSSMVIYVEVYRPESSAPGPVTAYVGLYRGGTKVFETSPTEFRAPEGTRLKTARIELEAPLAALGAGRYDCQVSLIDRRSGRTLFWRAPVWVAR
- a CDS encoding carboxypeptidase regulatory-like domain-containing protein, whose product is MRIRKTVPALVALASLAAAADYRGEVRFGGQAVPGVMVTLANSGTKLTVSTNAAGRFEFKGIEGGPWTVTAEMQCFATASREASDQLILLNLDLLPETTPCSEPVALATAPAATEPQAPFETRERPPAGYLINGSVDNAAESDIAQPAAFGNFRRGAATYYASLLAALDTSALDAAPYSLLGATARPPSRMLANVLATLSGPLTWWRRAQPGQVPYFILSYERTRNRIAAVTNGRVPTAAERAGDFSSAGVQATDPLSGAPFPGGTIPGSRISAQAAALLRLYPRAGTSSTAGYNLETPIIRGWHRDAWKVLVMQSVGRGSLIGEFSTESVRGDESTLFGFLDRRQSGGTKASLAWVPGRPEAWQGRFAVAFERQYERSLPFFADARDIAGEAGIAGPSQRAADWGPPSLSFSSGVSGLNDVAASRLQTQNAGVSAAESGSFGPWQVRAGFSFTRRQRNQLGLINPRGSFGFTGTATGIDVADFLLGLPDTASLATGPADRYLRANEWAQYVVTEWRPAASLTVNAGARWEYPTPYAERYRRLANLTVARGFASAQVATASSAGDALVRPFRAMVEPRVSLAWLPVIGSSLVVRGAYGIYADTGAYESIASSLAAQPPFGRNFAIRGTPGAALTMATALTAPGDALGTFGVDRSFRPGYAQNWQFSAERDLAWGLVAKVGYLGIKGTHARQAIYPNTYPAGGAVSCPSCPSGFEYILSGGNSSRHAGQFEVRRRLRGGWSVKSETTWAKSIDNAALGGGAQPALVAQNWADLAVERGLSSFDQRLTERLIADYTLRFSSGWRHRLLDEWRLSSVLTIGTGMPLTPVYPQAIGGAGFIGNLRPDFTGTPLRNAPEGLHVNPTAFTAPVAGRWGNAGRNIITGPGQFAVNAGLWRTLRLGGRASADLRWDMTNLLNHPTFTRWDTTLGSVLFGRPVAANPMRSARLSLEVRY
- a CDS encoding TIGR03435 family protein, translating into MSLRLQPAMVSLDIEQVSALGTHVAPGSVSFVRVSMKSLIRRAYGVEEFQIPPAAWVENRYTGRATFPKETPLDDVPRMVRTMLEERFGLRAHIESKVVRVWLLEQAPGGAKLSKPSGKPLGVPGLPLFLSQVTPGNAKRLGNSDPDKEWLLMSKGTLRTFCALLSKEAKRPVLDRTGLDGEYDVNVEVANAFRRNIPPPSMTPPMVDIPDPPLVLGPALKKLGLKFRESREPVELLIIDTPPSLRAEP